One Felis catus isolate Fca126 chromosome D2, F.catus_Fca126_mat1.0, whole genome shotgun sequence DNA window includes the following coding sequences:
- the LOC101083211 gene encoding pancreatic triacylglycerol lipase, with amino-acid sequence MMLLIWTLSLLLGAVVGKEICFPRLGCFSDDAPWAGIAQRPLKILPWPPKDVNTRFLLYTNENPNNFEEIIADESTIMSSNFNTDRKTRFIIHGFIDKGEENWLSKICKNLFTVESVNCICVDWKSGSKTGYTQASQNIRIVGAEVAYFVEVLQSAFGYSPSNVHIIGHSLGAHAAGEAGRRINGTAGRITGLDPAEPCFEGTPDLVRLDPSDALFVDVIHTDAAPIIPNMGFGMSQTVGHLDFFPNGGKEMPGCQKNILSQIVDIDGIWEGTRDFVACNHLRSYKYYSDSILNPDGFAGFPCASYSVFSANKCFPCPSEGCPQMGHYADRFPGKTNGVGQIFYLNTGDATNFARWRYKVAVTLSGRKVTGHVLVTLFGNKGNSKQYEIFKGTLQPDSTHSNEFDSDVDVGDLQKVKFIWYNRVINPTLPRVGASKIMVERNDGKVFNFCSQETVREDILLTLTPC; translated from the exons ATG atGCTGCTAATCTGGACACTATCGCTGCTGCTGGGAGCAGTAGTAG gaaaagaaatctgCTTCCCAAGACTTGGCTGCTTTAGCGATGATGCCCCATGGGCAGGAATTGCGCAAAGACCCCTCAAAATATTGCCCTGGCCTCCAAAAGATGTCAATACCCGCTTCCTCCTGTACACTAACGAGAACCCGAATAACTTTGAA GAAATTATTGCAGATGAATCAACTATCATGAGCTCTAATTTCAACACAGATAGAAAAACCCGCTTCATTATTCATGGATTCATAGACAAGGGAGAAGAAAACTGGCTGTCCAAAATATGCAAG AACTTGTTTACAGTGGAAAGTGTGAACTGCATCTGCGTGGACTGGAAAAGTGGCTCCAAAACCGGTTACACTCAGGCCTCACAGAACATCCGGATTGTGGGGGCAGAAGTGGCATATTTTGTTGAAGTTCTTCAG TCAGCATTTGGGTACTCACCTTCCAACGTCCACATCATTGGCCACAGTCTGGGTGCCCACGCagctggagaggcaggaaggaggatcAATGGGACGGCTGGGCGAATCACAG GGTTGGATCCAGCTGAACCTTGCTTTGAGGGCACACCTGACTTAGTCCGATTGGACCCCAGCGATGCCCTGTTTGTGGATGTAATTCACACAGACGCTGCCCCTATAATCCCTAACATGG GGTTTGGAATGAGCCAAACCGTAGGCCATCTAGATTTCTTTccaaatggaggaaaagaaatgccCGGATGTCAGAAGAACATTCTCTCTCAGATCGTTGACATAGATGGGATCTGGGAAG GGACCCGTGACTTTGTGGCCTGTAATCACTTAAGAAGCTACAAGTATTACTCTGATAGCATCCTTAACCCCGATGGCTTTGCAGGATTCCCTTGTGCCTCTTACAGTGTTTTCTCTGCA AACAAGTGCTTCCCCTGCCCCAGTGAAGGCTGCCCACAGATGGGTCATTATGCTGACAGATTTCCTGGAAAAACAAACGGAGTGGGCCAGATATTTTATCTAAACACTGGTGATGCCACCAACTTTGCCC GTTGGAGGTATAAGGTAGCTGTCACGCTGTCTGGAAGGAAGGTTACAGGACACGTGCtagtgaccttgtttggaaataaagGGAATTCTAAACAATATGAAATTTTCAA GGGCACTCTCCAACCCGACAGCACTCACTCCAACGAATTTGACTCTGATGTGGATGTTGGAGATTTGCAGAAGGTTAAATTTATTTGGTACAACCGGGTGATCAACCCAACTCTACCCAGAGTGGGAGCGTCCAAGATCATGGTGGAAAGAAACGACGGAAAAGT GTTCAATTTCTGTAGTCAAGAAACTGTGAGGGAAGATATTCTGCTCACTCTTACCCCGTGTTAG